A genomic stretch from Gorilla gorilla gorilla isolate KB3781 chromosome 20, NHGRI_mGorGor1-v2.1_pri, whole genome shotgun sequence includes:
- the BST2 gene encoding bone marrow stromal antigen 2 (The RefSeq protein has 2 substitutions compared to this genomic sequence), producing MASTLYDYCRVPMDAILKKDGDKRCKLLLGIGILVLLIIVILGVPLIIFTIKANSEACRDGLRAVMECRNVTHLLQQELTEAQKGFQDVEAQAATCNHTVMALMASLDAEKAQGQKKVEELEGEITTLNHKLQDASAEVERLRRENQVLSVRIADTKYYPSSQDSSSAAAPQLLFVLLGLSALPQ from the exons ATGGCATCTACTTTGTATGACTATTGCAGAGTGCCCATGGATGCCATTTTGAAGAAAGACGGGGATAAGCGCTGTAAGCTTCTGCTGGGGATAGGAATTCTGGTGCTCCTGATCATCGTGATTCTGGGGGTGCCCTTGATTATCTTCACCATCAAGGCCAACAGCGAGGCCTGCCAGGACGGCCTCCGGGCAGTGATGGAGTGTCGCAATGTCACCCATCTCCTGCAACAAGAGCTGACCGAGGCCCAGAAGGGCTTTCAGGATGTGGAGGCCCAGGCCGCCACCTGCAACCACACTGTG ATGGCCCTAATGGCTTCCCTGGATGCAGAGAAGGCCCAAGGACAAAAGAAAGTGGAGGAGCTTGAGG GAGAGATCACTACATTAAACCATAAGCTTCAGGACGCGTCTGCGGAGGTGGAGCGACTGAG AAGAGAAAACCAGGTCTTAAGCGTGAGAATCGCAGACACGAAGTACTACCCCAGCTCCCAGGACTCCAGCTCCGCTGCGGCGCCCCAGCTCCTGTTTGTGCTGCTGGGCCTCAGCGCTCTGCTGCAGTGA
- the CCDC194 gene encoding LOW QUALITY PROTEIN: coiled-coil domain-containing protein 194 (The sequence of the model RefSeq protein was modified relative to this genomic sequence to represent the inferred CDS: substituted 1 base at 1 genomic stop codon) yields MAEPGPEPGRAWRVLALCGVAVFLAAAAAGGALVAWNLAASAARGPRCPEPGANATAPPGDPPPGVDELRRRLAEAAEREEALARQLDQAESIRHELEKALKACEGRQSRLQTQLTALKIEMDEAKAQGTQMGAENGALTEALARWEAAATESARRLDEALRRAGVAEAEGXACAAREAALRERLNALEAEMSPQRRVPRPRPRSGSRPRPSPRSRSRSGPSGGCRRPARRARGLTENLVD; encoded by the exons ATGGCCGAGCCGGGGCCGGAGCCCGGGCGTGCCTGGCGGGTGCTCGCCCTGTGCGGGGTGGCCGTGTTCCTGGCTGCGGCAGCAGCCGGCGGGGCCCTGGTAGCCTGGAATCTGGCCGCCTCAGCTGCTCGGGGACCTCGCTGCCCGGAGCCAGGGGCCAATGCCACGGCGCCGCCCGGGGACCCGCCGCCTGGGGTCGACGAGCTGCGGCGCCGGCTGGCAGAGGCTGCCGAGCGGGAGGAGGCCCTAGCCAGGCAGCTGGACCAGGCGGAAAGTATCCGGCACGAGTTGGAGAAGGCATTAAAGGCCTGTGAAGGCCGCCAG AGCCGGCTTCAGACCCAACTAACGGCACTGAAGATTGAGATGGACGAAGCCAAGGCACAGGGGACCCAGATGGGGGCCGAGAACGGGGCGCTGACAG AGGCCCTGGCGCGCTGGGAGGCGGCGGCCACGGAGTCTGCGCGGCGGCTGGACGAGGCTCTGCGGCGCGCAGGCGTGGCGGAGGCCGAGGGCTAAGCCTGCGCGGCCCGGGAGGCGGCGCTGCGCGAACGCCT TAACGCCCTGGAAGCCGAGATGAGCCCACAGCGCAGAGTGCCCCGGCCGCGTCCCCGCTCGGGGTCCCGACCCCGGCCCAGCCCTCGCTCGCGCTCTCGCTCCGGACCCTCCGGGGGCTGCCGGCGGCCAGCGCGGCGCGCACGAGG ACTTACAGAAAATTTGGTGGATTAA
- the BST2 gene encoding bone marrow stromal antigen 2 isoform X1: protein MASTLYDYCRVPMDAILKKDGDKRCKLLLGIGILVLLIIVILGVPLIIFTIKANSEACQDGLRAVMECRNVTHLLQQELTEAQKGFQDVEAQAATCNHTVMALMASLDAEKAQGQKKVEELEGEITTLNHKLQDASAEVERLRRENQVLSVRIADTKYYPSSQDSSSAAAPQLLFVLLGLSALLQ, encoded by the exons ATGGCATCTACTTTGTATGACTATTGCAGAGTGCCCATGGATGCCATTTTGAAGAAAGACGGGGATAAGCGCTGTAAGCTTCTGCTGGGGATAGGAATTCTGGTGCTCCTGATCATCGTGATTCTGGGGGTGCCCTTGATTATCTTCACCATCAAGGCCAACAGCGAGGCCTGCCAGGACGGCCTCCGGGCAGTGATGGAGTGTCGCAATGTCACCCATCTCCTGCAACAAGAGCTGACCGAGGCCCAGAAGGGCTTTCAGGATGTGGAGGCCCAGGCCGCCACCTGCAACCACACTGTG ATGGCCCTAATGGCTTCCCTGGATGCAGAGAAGGCCCAAGGACAAAAGAAAGTGGAGGAGCTTGAGG GAGAGATCACTACATTAAACCATAAGCTTCAGGACGCGTCTGCGGAGGTGGAGCGACTGAG AAGAGAAAACCAGGTCTTAAGCGTGAGAATCGCAGACACGAAGTACTACCCCAGCTCCCAGGACTCCAGCTCCGCTGCGGCGCCCCAGCTCCTGTTTGTGCTGCTGGGCCTCAGCGCTCTGCTGCAGTGA